The genomic stretch CAATAGTATACATACGTATGTCGTATATTTCAATTTACAAGCATAACCGGTCAAGCATAATATGGTCGTCATGAATAAGTTGACCAGATCTGAACGAGCGCAAATCATCCGCTGTCTGGTTGACGGCAATTCCATCCGGGTCACGGAGCGCATCACTGGAGTTACAAAGAAAGCAATCACGCGCCTGCTCGTGCAGATCGGCGAAGTGTGCCGCCAATATCAAGACGAGCACTTCCGCGATCTAGCCTGCAAGCGCCTTCAGCTTGACGAGGTATGGTCTTTCTGTGGCTCGAAGGAAAAGAACACTACACCGGCAAAGAAAGAGCAGGGATGGGGCGATGTGTGGACGTGGACGGCCATTGATGCCGACACGAAACTGATTCCCTCATGGCTCATGGGAAATCGTGATTCAGTGTGCGCTACGGAGTTTGTGCAGGATCTTGCGGCCCGGCTGAAGAACCGCGTGCAGATCACATCGGACGGGCATCGTGCCTACCTTGTAGCGATTGAATCAGTATTCGGCGCGGACGTGGACTATGCCCAACTCATCAAGATTTACGGCGCGTCGCAAAAAGAAGACGAGACACGCTACAGCCCGGCGACGTGCATCGGGATCGAAACCAAGATCATTACGGGCGATCCCGACATGGACCATGTTTCCACGTCATATATTGAGCGTTCTAATCTTTCGATCAGAATGCAGGTTCGCCGTTTTACCTGACGAATGCATTCTCAAAGAAACTCGCTAATCATGCCGCCGCATTCGCGCTGTACATGATGTTCTATAATTTCGCGCGAGTGCATCAGACGCTCCGGATCACTCCGGCAATGGCGGCAGGCGTCAGTAATCATGTTTGGGATATCGAAGAAATCGTCGGCCTGCTCGAAAAGCGCGAGGCCGCCAGGGCCTCGTGAGTTTGTTTTTGTTCGTACTGCCTCCCTCGATAGCAATACTGGGCGATAATACACACTTGGATGGAAAAGAGCGGATCTGTCGAATTTGTTCGCGGTCGTTTGTTCCTCGCGCTGAACGCTCAAAAGCAGCTCGAAGTAACGAATGCGATGAGTGCATTGAAGCTAAAGCTGTCCCGAAATACCTACAGAACTACCACGATGAGAATATTGCCGAATTTATAGATATAGCACGCAGCATCCTTGAAAAGAGCGGATTCAGCGGAACACCCGAGCAATGGGAAGCCGAGATAAGGCGGCTTGTCAATGAATACGATTCTAAGGATTCGCTTCTGGGGAAAATCATCCGCAAGCGAAACCGGCGATAGTGACCTTCCGTTTTTCAAAATACCCCACTACCCCCGGCCTCATTGAAGCATTGAAGACAACACGATCGTGGAGGGAGACACGACGGGTTTCCGGGAGAGAACACTTCATTCCGACGAGTTTCCTGGCAGCAGCATGTCAGAAATGCCCGCTTGCGTTGGGCGACCGACCGGAAGATAGGCGCGAATGCCATCTGGCCTGAGGCGCAATTATCCGGCGGTACCTGGCGCTTCGATCCGAGCCTTGTCACGCAAAAAAATAGAGCGATGAGAGCACCTGGCGAATATCGAGGTTGCCTGTTTGGGGCGGTTCGGGCAGATCCACGCCCGGATGGGCTGCTCTCTGTTCGTTGAGGAAGTTCTGCAAGACCGGTTCGGAATAGATGCGGACGAATTCCTCGCGCAGGATGCGATGGAGCAGATCCACATCGGCTGCGTGGACGCCGAAGCTGTCGTGGACCATCGAGAAATGGTGGATGCCTTCGGCTTTGAGGCGGTTCGTGGTCAGCATCATGTGTGCGGCATCAAATGAATGGACGAGGTGGGCGACGATGCCGTCGACTTGCTTCCGGATGTCGATCTTGCTGGTTTCATCCTCTAGATATATGACGAACGTGCCGTCCTTGGTCTTGATCCGCGCCGTCTTCGGCTTCCGGCATGCATGAACCACACGAAAACCGGTCGGCGTGGTCCACGTTATCCCGCGATTCATTTTCGCGAGGATGCGGGCGATGTTTCGCAGCCACTCCATGATCTTGCCTGCTTCGACGGCGACTTCGGGAATGCATTCCTCTAAAACCTTCGCCAGATACCTGGCACATTTCTTCGGATCGCTGCATTCGCTGACGGGCTGGGACTCGACGAGTTGCTTATAGATCGTCCCACGCGTGACGCCGTATGGTGTCGTCATCGTCGCGTGTTTGACGACCTCGCGATCGATCGCGAACGCGAGCAATTCCCGGGCTGCCTCGGCATCTTCAGAGCGCGCATTTGCCGCGTCTCTCTGTAAACGCCGGATGACCGCATCGGCGACTTCCTGGTAAATATCCTGCGGGTTCTCGAAAGGGAAGAGGTTCGTGGCGCGCCCGCCGATCGGATCGCGGCCCATCGCACTGAGATGCTGATATCCGTTGCAGCTGCCGTCCATGCTGATCGGCAAATGCGAGCGGAAATTGGGGCCGTCCTCGATATAGCCCGCCCATTCCAGACAGGCGGCCAGGAACATCCACGGTTTATCGGCTTCGTTCCAGAACCGGTGAGGACGAATCGGATCGGCCGCGAAGTCCAGGATTTCGTCTGTATGTTGGCGGACCCATAAGATGCGCTCGGCAAAAGAAACCTGCTTGCCCTTCCAATAGCAATTGAAAAGGTGGATCGCCAGCCAATAGGCGCCGCGCTCGCCAAGCGGCTTGCCTTCCTCGTACATGAGCAGAGATCTGCCGATGTCGTCCGACTGCGGATTCATCAGTTGAGGCACGGGATATGCACGGCTCCGATAATCCACCTGGTGCGGAAAATAGATGTGCGCCTCATCGAGCACACCCTCCGCCGTCGCTAAGCGGAACGCCATGACCGCCTTGAGCGCTTTGATCTTGCTGTTCAGACTAAAGGCGTCACGGCGCTCCCGCTTCCGTTTGCGGATCTCTTTGGGATCGGCATCGTCCGGCAATTCAGGAGGAAGTGGCTGAAATGTATGTGTCTTCAGCCCGAAAAGCAGATTGTTCGTATTCCACGCATGCCGCATGAACCGGTAAATCCTGTTGTTGACACGAAAAGCCGTACTCTGCAAGGCATTTACGGCCGAAAAGACGGGGGATAAACCGACACTTTCAAGCAGTTCCCGCGCGCTCCGGGGCTGATGTTTCACAAAGTTCAACGGAGTGGCGAGATAACCGCCCTGGTCCAGCGACACCCATGGGCGAGGCGGAATGACCATCGGCTGATGAACCGGACCCGGCATGAATTCAAGCGTTGACGGGTGATTGGCGATCCAATCGGCGGCTGACGTAGTGAGCCCTATGGTCTGCGTCGTCGTGATGTTTTTGCCGCTGCCCTCGAGAACGGTTTTCAACTCAAAGACCGGCTGTCCGTTGAAGCGGGCAAAACCGACCGCGAGCACGATCAGTTTGTGACCGAGATGGTAGGAGCGGAAGTTTTTTGCCCAGTCGTGAGGATCGTCGAGCTTTCGTGCCCATTCCGCCGCGCGCCGCCCGGCATGCGCGCTTCGGTTGCGCGAAAGCATTTGCTGCGCGATATCGACCTTTCTCCCTCGAATGCCATCGTGGATTCTTTCGAGCCGCAGCCGCTGGCCGATATCGTACGCAAGGCCGGTGGTGGGCGGCGCCTGGCCTTTCTTGAATTCCGAACTGGTTATCGTGTTGAACAACATGCTGAGAGTGATCAGCGCTATTCTTTCGTGATCGATCGAATTCAGGGCTATCGCGTATTTGGGTGGCTTCGGGCTTTGCGCCGTCTTCAAGGCGAGTTGCACGTCCAGGATGCCATCCGCCAGTGCTTTCAAACAGCTACTCACCAGATCCGCTACGGGTTTTGTGCCGGTCGCAAGCTGGTATTGGCGGCTTTGGTTATAGCGGCGCACCCCATCGCGAAAGGCATCGGCTTCTCGTTTCAGTTGTCGCTCTATGTCGTTCATACTCAACGCGTTCGGGCATTGTGACAGATAGGGAACCCTATTGGAATAAATATCGAGATGTGGAGAGACAGGGAAACCGGCCGCATGTCTCTCGACCTGTATTGGCGCGGCTGGCTAACAATTAACAAGGTAGGTGAAATATGACACAGACAAAATCGCATTCGACTCAGATCAAAGCAAAGCTTGGTATGCAGGGTGTGGCCGATGGGACCGTCGTGACGGCGCTGATGGCAGCGTACAACGGCGTCTTGAACAATTCGGCTTATCCGGCTTCACCGATCGATCTGGCCTCTTACAAGGCCGGTATCGATAAGCTCAGTGCGTTGATTGTCGACGCTGAAGACGGCGGCAAGAAAGCCGTTTCGGCGAAGAACAAACAACGTATCGAGGTCGTCAAGATGTATACGCTACTCGGACACTATGTCGAGGGCGCGTGCAATGGCGACGTGGCAACGTTCACCAGCAGCGGTTTTACGGCGGCAGCCAAGCCGGTAAAAACTGCTCCGGTGCCGTTGACTGAAGCGGCGTTCGGCTCGATCGATCGCGGGGCCAACAGCGGCGACGTTGTTGTCGAACCCGAGAAACAGACGGGCGCCATCGTCTTCGACGTGCGTTATGCACTACAAGGCGCGGGCGGGACTCTCGGTCCCTGGACGATCGTGACCATTACCAAGCCCAGAAAGGTAACCATCAGCGGCCTGACCATGGCTGGAATCTATCAGTTCCAGATCCGTGCGCTGGGCTTGCTGGGGTATACCGACTGGCTCGATCTCAAAACCTTCGTCGTCGCCTAGCGCGGCTGCGGGGGAACCAAGATAGCCACAGGAGGCACAGAGAAATCTGTGTCCTCTTGTGGCTATTTTTTTTCTGAGTTCAGCGCGCGGGTCTGCTCGGCCGCCCGGCGGCCGAACGTGGTAGCGTCCGGCGGGTTGCAGGCCATGCCGCAGATTTTTCCGTTCAATCCGATGAAGACGGCGTCGGCCCAGAGGGTATCGGCGGGCGTCGGGGCCACGTACTCGCGTCTCATGCGGGCAAGTGTTTCATCAGATTCCGGTGAATTGTCCGGCAGCCGCCGCATCCGGATGTTGGCTCGCGCCTGAACCGCGCCGACGGCCGCAGCGAGCGCGAGCTTTTCGGTTGTTCCGGAACTCGAAGAAAAAATGATGAGTACGTTGATCGTTTGCGTCATTTGCGTCATGGGCGGCGTGGCTTCTTTTCGGGAATCCGGAACAATCCGTCATACGCGGCGTCGTAAAAAGCGACGCGGCCCGAATCGAGAGGAGCGCCGGGCTCGACTTTGTCGCCGAGAATCATCGCGCGCTCGATCGTTTTGTCTTTGAATGCGGGCCATGCGGGCAGTCCCTTTCCATTCGGATCGCCGTTGGCGGCGAAATTTGCCCAATACGAGGAAAGCGTATCCGCGAGAGAACGATCGGTGTCTGTCCAGGGATTCGTGGCCGTTTGCAGGTTGTTGAACACGTATGCCAGTTCGGCGGTATGCGTGGCGCCGCGGCTGGGTTGGCCCGGCGCTACGGGAGGCACGCGCGTAAAGTAATACCAGTATGCCTTCCCTTTTCCGCGCTTGGACTGAAGTTTGGCCCAGGTTCTCATGTGCCAGGCCATCTCGTCGCGCACGCGAGTCAAACTCGATGCGGCCGCTTCGGCATCGGAGTTTGCCGGGTAGAGCTGAAGAAATGAATCCATCATGTCGCCTTTGCCGAAGCGCTGCTGTGCCTGGTCTTTCAACTGTTGTGCCGCGCCGTTCCCGCCGCCCGCGCCGCCCCCGCGCTGTCCGCCGGCGAAGAATGTTCCTTCGTCCTGGTTGGAGCCGACGAGCACGTCCACATCATTCTGCCGTCCTTGGGTAAAGGTAATCGAGAGATCTTCGGGAATGATCCATCCATCCACGATGATTCCGGAGCCGCGGCCCAGCCGCATCAATTCATCCGCGGGTTTGTTCCGGAGATCGGCCAGTGTTCCGAGTTTCTTGCCCGCCGCCTCCGCCGGCCCGAGTTCGGCCATGTGGCCGACGCCCAGTCCCATCCAGGCGCCGCTTTCGGCGATCGCCCGCTGAAAGAGTCCGGTGACTTCCGGCGATCCCACCATCGCGGCGACCATCATGGCGCCGGCCGATTCACCCATGATGGTGACGCGTTTCGGGTCGCCGCCGAAATTCTCGATGTTCCGCTGCACCCATTTCAGGACGCTGATGAAATCCATGAAGGCGTAGTTGCCGGATGCTTTGCGATTCGACTCTTCCGTCAGTTCCGGATGGGCAAAGAAGCCGAGCATACCCAGGCGGTAGTTGAACGTCACAAAGACGACGCCCTTTTTGGCCAGCGCTTCGCCGTCATATCGGGGCTCGGAGCCTGCGCCGGTATTGAATCCTCCTCCATAGGCGAAGACAATGACGGGCCGCCGTTCGGCCGCGGACTTCGCGCCTGTCCAGACGTTCAAATACAGGCAGTCTTCACTGACCGCGGGAGCCGGAGCGCCTCCTTGCGCGCGCGGCGCGGCCTGCAGACAGCGCGGCCCAAACTGATCTGCTTTTCGCACGCCGTTCCAGGCTGCGGGAGGCTGCGGCGGCTGCCAGCGTAATGGCCCGAGCGGAGGAGCGGCGAAGGGAATGCCTTTGAATGCGCGAATGCCGGGGCTTGTGCCGTTGGTGCCCGAGACCAGGCCATAGTCGGTCTTTACGGGATCCGGAATGGCAGCGGATCCGATCTGTGCTCCGAGTAAAAGGCAGCCAATGATCATCAGAGTGATTCTTCGCATTCGAAGATTTCCTTTCTCGGCCGGACAAGTAGCGAATAAGGCAGGACGGGTACTATCCCATCCTCCGGTGCGATTCGGGGACGTGTCCGCGTTTATACACCATAAATATCCTTTTGAATTCCATCACCACGTCGCCGTTCTGGTTGTAGCCCGTCGTCTTCACTCGAACGATGCCGACGTTCGGACGGGATTTCGATTCCCGCGTTTCAAGCACCTCGCTCTTCGAATAGATGGTGTCGCCATCGAATACGGGATTCGGCATCCGGACCTCGTCCCAGCCGAGGTTCGCGAATACGTTCTGCGTCAGATCGATTACGGATTCTCCTGTCAGGATAGCAAGCGTCAGGCAGGAATTGACGAGCGGTTTTCCAAACTCGGTTTGTGCCGAGTAGTTGTAATCGAAATGAACCGGATTGGTATTCATGGTCATCAGAGTGAACCATGTGTTGTCTGCGGCGAGGATCGTCCGGCCGACCGGATGCTCGTAGACATCTCCGGCTTCAAAGTCTTCGAATACGCGTCCTGTCCAGCCTTTTTTGATCATTTTGGGATCATACCGTGGAAATGATTTGTTACTATCCTCCGGTGGAGCAGAAGAAACCGCAGGGACCCAGTCTGTTCGGCGTCCTGAAGCCATACAAAGCATTGATCCTTCTCCTGGTTTCGCTGACGATTCTGGGCAACGCTCTGAATCTCGCCGTTCCAGCGATCATCGGTTCGGCGATCGATAACTATGCGCCCCGGCTCATCCTGGAATTTTTCGTCATCGCGGCCGGCGTCTTCATCTTCACGTACCTGCAGACGGTCGCACAAACTTATGCCTCGGAGCGTGTAGCCCGCGACCTGCGGACGCGACTTGTCGCCAAGATTTCGACGCAGGACCATGCCTTCATCCAGGAGGTGACACCGGCGAAATTGCTGACGAATCTGACTTCCGACGTCGATGCGGTGAAGTCATTCGTCTCGCAGGCGATTGCATCGATCATTTCATCGCTGTTCCTGATTGTGGGCGCCAGTGTATTGCTGCTTTTGCTCAATTGGAGACTCGCCGTCGGCGTGCTGGCGATGCTTCCGATCATCGGCGGGACGTTTGCCGTGGTCTTGAGCAAGGTGCGCAAGCTGTTCAAGAAATCTCAGGAAGCGATCGACTGGCTCAACAAGGTGATCAACGAGAGCATCCTGGGCTCGGCGCTCATCCGCCTCGTGAATTCGCAGCAATTGGAATTCGATAAATTTGTCGCGGCGAACACAGAGGCGCGGGACATCAGTCTGAGCATTTTGCGGCTGTTCGCCAGTCTCATTCCGGTCATCATGTTCTGTACGAACCTCGCGACGCTCATGATCCTGACGCTGGGCGGCCGCTACGTGATCCTCGGATCGATGACCATCGGAAACTTCATGAAGTTCAACAGCTATCTGGCGATCCTGATTTTCCCCGTGATCGTCATCGGATTCATGAGTAACGTCATCGCACAGGCGAGCGCTTCCTATGGCCGCATTTCAACGGTTTTGTATGCCCCGGACAGCAAGGATCCCGGCACTCTGGTTACCGATCTGCGCGGCGATCTCGGCGTCCGGAACGTCGTGGTGAATTACGGCTCCAAAACGGTTCTGAAGGATGTTTCGTTCGCAGCTAACGCCGGAACGAGAAATGCGATCATCGGTCCGACGGCCGCCGGCAAGACGCAGTTGCTGTATCTGCTGACCGGCCTGCTGAAACCTGCTTCAGGCTCGATCGAGTATGACGGGCGCAGCATCGAGGAGTACGAGAAGAAGTCTCTGCATCTCCAGGTCGGCTTTGTCTTTCAGGATTCGATTCTGTTCAATCTTACGCTGAGAGAGAATATTGCCTTCAGCAAAACCGTGCGCGACGAAGATCTCGAGAAGGCGGTGGCGACGGCGGAACTGAGCGAATTCATCGAGAGCCTTCCGCAAAAGTTGGACACTGTAGTTTCCGAGCGCGGCACCAGCCTTTCGGGCGGCCAGAAGCAGCGTATCATGCTGGCCCGGGCATTGGCGTTGAATCCCCGGATTCTGCTGCTCGACGATTTCACCGCGCGGGTCGACACGAACACGGAGCGCAAGATTCTCGAAAACGTGCATCGCAATTATCCGGGGCTGACTCTTGTCTCGGTGACCCAGAAGATTGCGTCGGTGGAAGACTACGATCAGATCGTGCTCTTAATGGAAGGAGAAGTTCTGGCGACCGGCACACATGCTCAGCTGATGGAAACGTCGCCCGAATACATTCAGATTTATGACTCGCAGCGAAGCACAAGCCACTACGAATTACACGCTTAGCAGCAGCGCGAAGCCCATGCAGAGCGCAGCGCTCGGACCTGCGCTCAAGCGTCTGTCGCCGCTGCTGGCGGACGACAAACGGCTGGTTGCGTCGGCTTTCGTCGCGATGCTGATTTCGAGCGTATCGTCGCTGCTCGGGCCGGTCATTATCAGCCATACCATCGACGCATATATTCAAGGCAGGAACTTTCGCGGCGTGCTGACGTTTTCCGGAATTCTCCTCGGCGTTTACCTGTGCGGTCTTCTCGCCAGCTATTTCCAGACACTCGCGATGGGAACGGTTGGCCGCACCGTCCTGTTCAAACTGCGCAATACGGTATTCACCAAGCTTCAGGAACTGCCGCTGGTGTTCTTCAACCAGAACAAGGCAGGCGATCTCATTTCCAGGATCAACAATGACACCGATAAACTGAACCAGTTTTTCTCACAGGCTCTGGTGCAGCTGACGGGAAACCTGTTCATGATGGCTGGTGCGGCCATTTTTCTGCTGTCGCTCCATGTCCGGCTCGGTTTAGCGGCTCTAGCTCCGGCGTTGGGCGTGCTGGTGTTGACTCAAGTGATTTCGGGCTGGGTGAAGAATAAGAACATGAAGAGCCTGCAGTCGCTGGGCGGCATGAGCGCCGAGATCCAGGAAAGCATGAGCAACTTCAAGGTGATCGTCGCTTTCAACCGCGTCGACTATTTCCGAAAAAAGTTCGATGAGGCAAATGAGGAGAACTTCAGCGCCTCCGTTGCCAGCGGTCTTGCCAACGGAGTGTTCACCCCGACCTATGGTCTTGCCTTCAATCTGGCGCAGCTCACCGTTCTGTCTTACGGAATTTATCTGATCTCGGCAGGGCAGTTGACAGTCGGCTTGCTGATCGGATTCCTTCTCTATGTAAATATGTTCTACCTGCCGCTGCGGCAGGTGGCGATGCTGTGGTCTTCGTTCCAGCTTGCCCTCGCAGCGCTCGACCGCGTTTCGGAAGTTCTTGGGCTCGAGTCGAATATGCCGGTGCTGCCGGCCTCCCAGCAGACGCGCCGGCACGGAGTGCTCGAGTTCGAGAATGTGCATTTCAGCTATCCCGGAGGGCAGGAGGTACTGCGCGGAAGCAACTTCACGCTTGAGCCGGGAAAGACCTATGCCCTGGTCGGCCCCACCGGAGGCGGCAAGACGACAACCGCTTCGCTCATGGCGCGATTGTACGATCCGACGGGCGGCTGCGTCTGGCTGGACGGACGCGATATCCGGTCCTATGCTCCCGATGAACGAACCCGGAAGATCGGATTCATTCTTCAGGAGCCGTACCTCTTTACAGGTACGATTCGCGACAACGTCCTTTACGGTAACTCACAGTACCGGAAATATTCCGACGAGCAGCTCACGGCGTTCTTGAACGAACGCAATGTCGGCGGCCTGCTTTCTCGATTTGAAAAGGGTCTTCAGACGGAGGTTCTCGCGGCCGGCGACGCGATCAGTCTGGGACAGAAACAGATCATCGCTTTCATGCGGGCGGTGCTGCGCGATCCGGAGTTGCTCATCCTCGATGAGGCCACAGCCAACATCGACACCGTCACCGAACAGCAGCTCGAGCAGATCCTCGATAAGCTTCCACGCTCGACCACAAAAGTCATCATTGCGCACCGGTTGAATACCATTGCAAACGCCGACGAGATTTTTTTTATCAACGCCGGCGATATCATTGCCGCGGGTTCCATGGAACGCGCACTCGACATGCTGCTGCACGGGAAGAGAGTGAGTTAGGGCCGGCACCTCGCCTTCCCAAGGCGGGGTGGTGAGTAACTTCCATCGATTACACAACTTGTTGATAAACCAAATGCAGGATTTCATGTCAAAATTCCCAAGAGTATCTTCCGATAGCAATTTGAAGGCGCAGGGTATAAATAAGGAGTAACAGAACCGGAAAGGAAGCTTCGTATGAAACGCGTCGGATACTACTTTGCTATCGCGGCTTCCCTCATTATCGTTGTTGCCTTCCTGGCGAATGCTGCAGGCCGCTTCGATCAGAAACTCCCCTTAGACAAGCAAGCGATCCATGTTCTGAATCGTCTGACTTTCGGCGCCCGGCCGGGAGATGTCGAACAGGTCCGCCGCCTGGGTGTCGAAAAATGGATCGATCAGCAGCTGCATCCCGATCGGATCCCGGAAAACCCGGTGCTGGAGAGCAAGGTGAAAGCGCTCACGACCGTGCTGATGCCGGGGTGGCAGATTGCCGAAAAATATTCGAATGCCCTTCCGGGTCTGATTGTGGGGCAGGCGCTCAGTATCGTGGCATCGCTGACTCCACAGCAGCGAAGCCAGCTCCAGACCGGCTCTGCCGAGCAGCGGATGGCGGCCCTGATATCGCTTGATACGGAGAAACGGCGCCTCTATCTGGCGTCCGCTGCGCCGCAGGCATTGGAGGGTTTTCCCGAGGACATCAGGCAGGAAGCGGACAATGCACGGAAAG from Terriglobia bacterium encodes the following:
- a CDS encoding IS1 family transposase — protein: MNKLTRSERAQIIRCLVDGNSIRVTERITGVTKKAITRLLVQIGEVCRQYQDEHFRDLACKRLQLDEVWSFCGSKEKNTTPAKKEQGWGDVWTWTAIDADTKLIPSWLMGNRDSVCATEFVQDLAARLKNRVQITSDGHRAYLVAIESVFGADVDYAQLIKIYGASQKEDETRYSPATCIGIETKIITGDPDMDHVSTSYIERSNLSIRMQVRRFT
- a CDS encoding DNA-directed RNA polymerase; amino-acid sequence: MNDIERQLKREADAFRDGVRRYNQSRQYQLATGTKPVADLVSSCLKALADGILDVQLALKTAQSPKPPKYAIALNSIDHERIALITLSMLFNTITSSEFKKGQAPPTTGLAYDIGQRLRLERIHDGIRGRKVDIAQQMLSRNRSAHAGRRAAEWARKLDDPHDWAKNFRSYHLGHKLIVLAVGFARFNGQPVFELKTVLEGSGKNITTTQTIGLTTSAADWIANHPSTLEFMPGPVHQPMVIPPRPWVSLDQGGYLATPLNFVKHQPRSARELLESVGLSPVFSAVNALQSTAFRVNNRIYRFMRHAWNTNNLLFGLKTHTFQPLPPELPDDADPKEIRKRKRERRDAFSLNSKIKALKAVMAFRLATAEGVLDEAHIYFPHQVDYRSRAYPVPQLMNPQSDDIGRSLLMYEEGKPLGERGAYWLAIHLFNCYWKGKQVSFAERILWVRQHTDEILDFAADPIRPHRFWNEADKPWMFLAACLEWAGYIEDGPNFRSHLPISMDGSCNGYQHLSAMGRDPIGGRATNLFPFENPQDIYQEVADAVIRRLQRDAANARSEDAEAARELLAFAIDREVVKHATMTTPYGVTRGTIYKQLVESQPVSECSDPKKCARYLAKVLEECIPEVAVEAGKIMEWLRNIARILAKMNRGITWTTPTGFRVVHACRKPKTARIKTKDGTFVIYLEDETSKIDIRKQVDGIVAHLVHSFDAAHMMLTTNRLKAEGIHHFSMVHDSFGVHAADVDLLHRILREEFVRIYSEPVLQNFLNEQRAAHPGVDLPEPPQTGNLDIRQVLSSLYFFA
- a CDS encoding carboxylesterase family protein, coding for MRRITLMIIGCLLLGAQIGSAAIPDPVKTDYGLVSGTNGTSPGIRAFKGIPFAAPPLGPLRWQPPQPPAAWNGVRKADQFGPRCLQAAPRAQGGAPAPAVSEDCLYLNVWTGAKSAAERRPVIVFAYGGGFNTGAGSEPRYDGEALAKKGVVFVTFNYRLGMLGFFAHPELTEESNRKASGNYAFMDFISVLKWVQRNIENFGGDPKRVTIMGESAGAMMVAAMVGSPEVTGLFQRAIAESGAWMGLGVGHMAELGPAEAAGKKLGTLADLRNKPADELMRLGRGSGIIVDGWIIPEDLSITFTQGRQNDVDVLVGSNQDEGTFFAGGQRGGGAGGGNGAAQQLKDQAQQRFGKGDMMDSFLQLYPANSDAEAAASSLTRVRDEMAWHMRTWAKLQSKRGKGKAYWYYFTRVPPVAPGQPSRGATHTAELAYVFNNLQTATNPWTDTDRSLADTLSSYWANFAANGDPNGKGLPAWPAFKDKTIERAMILGDKVEPGAPLDSGRVAFYDAAYDGLFRIPEKKPRRP
- a CDS encoding MaoC family dehydratase, with product MIKKGWTGRVFEDFEAGDVYEHPVGRTILAADNTWFTLMTMNTNPVHFDYNYSAQTEFGKPLVNSCLTLAILTGESVIDLTQNVFANLGWDEVRMPNPVFDGDTIYSKSEVLETRESKSRPNVGIVRVKTTGYNQNGDVVMEFKRIFMVYKRGHVPESHRRMG
- a CDS encoding ABC transporter ATP-binding protein codes for the protein MICYYPPVEQKKPQGPSLFGVLKPYKALILLLVSLTILGNALNLAVPAIIGSAIDNYAPRLILEFFVIAAGVFIFTYLQTVAQTYASERVARDLRTRLVAKISTQDHAFIQEVTPAKLLTNLTSDVDAVKSFVSQAIASIISSLFLIVGASVLLLLLNWRLAVGVLAMLPIIGGTFAVVLSKVRKLFKKSQEAIDWLNKVINESILGSALIRLVNSQQLEFDKFVAANTEARDISLSILRLFASLIPVIMFCTNLATLMILTLGGRYVILGSMTIGNFMKFNSYLAILIFPVIVIGFMSNVIAQASASYGRISTVLYAPDSKDPGTLVTDLRGDLGVRNVVVNYGSKTVLKDVSFAANAGTRNAIIGPTAAGKTQLLYLLTGLLKPASGSIEYDGRSIEEYEKKSLHLQVGFVFQDSILFNLTLRENIAFSKTVRDEDLEKAVATAELSEFIESLPQKLDTVVSERGTSLSGGQKQRIMLARALALNPRILLLDDFTARVDTNTERKILENVHRNYPGLTLVSVTQKIASVEDYDQIVLLMEGEVLATGTHAQLMETSPEYIQIYDSQRSTSHYELHA
- a CDS encoding ABC transporter ATP-binding protein produces the protein MQSAALGPALKRLSPLLADDKRLVASAFVAMLISSVSSLLGPVIISHTIDAYIQGRNFRGVLTFSGILLGVYLCGLLASYFQTLAMGTVGRTVLFKLRNTVFTKLQELPLVFFNQNKAGDLISRINNDTDKLNQFFSQALVQLTGNLFMMAGAAIFLLSLHVRLGLAALAPALGVLVLTQVISGWVKNKNMKSLQSLGGMSAEIQESMSNFKVIVAFNRVDYFRKKFDEANEENFSASVASGLANGVFTPTYGLAFNLAQLTVLSYGIYLISAGQLTVGLLIGFLLYVNMFYLPLRQVAMLWSSFQLALAALDRVSEVLGLESNMPVLPASQQTRRHGVLEFENVHFSYPGGQEVLRGSNFTLEPGKTYALVGPTGGGKTTTASLMARLYDPTGGCVWLDGRDIRSYAPDERTRKIGFILQEPYLFTGTIRDNVLYGNSQYRKYSDEQLTAFLNERNVGGLLSRFEKGLQTEVLAAGDAISLGQKQIIAFMRAVLRDPELLILDEATANIDTVTEQQLEQILDKLPRSTTKVIIAHRLNTIANADEIFFINAGDIIAAGSMERALDMLLHGKRVS